The Nitrospinota bacterium genome includes the window ATCCAAAAAGCAGGGAACAGCCTCACAACCCTTTATAAATCCACCAACATCTTTTAGTTGACATAATATATGTTATGGGAACCTGAATTCACAGGCTTGTTATCAGTGCTTTTTGAATCTCAACCACCGAATACACCTCCCGAGTCTCAAATCGTATCAGGGGCAACTCGACTGTTGCAAAAATCTCGTCGAGAAATATATTTTCCTTGTCAAATTGCTCGTGCAGGTCTTCACTTAATTTAATGACGCAAGCTATTGCTTCATTGCCTTTACGCACCAACACAAAATCAACGCTCAATGATTTGATTCGGTTAAATGCCCGGAAATGTTTCTGGAAATCCACATCAACCAGATCCACCCCCCGGCATTTAGAAAAAACCATGAACTCCGGACCAACGGCTTCTACCAGCGCGTCGTAGAATTTCCGTTCCGTACCCCTGAAAAAAAACTGTTTTTTTGTATGGAAAATATGTGGATTTGAGAAATTTTTGCTCTATCCAGCCGAGGATATTTACGATAAACCATAAGAAGATTAAAATAATCGCCAATGCCGCTATGGGCTTGAACAATAATTTTTCAATTGAAAATTCCATATCAAGTCCGTATTTGGGCATAAACCAGAAAATTGATTGTATATCCAGAATGCCCAAAAGGGAAATATCTTGACTATTTTATCCCAGACTACGATAGTACGACTGTTTAAACTTATAGCCGTAAATCAGTCTGGAAAACACATTATTTAACACCCTCACCTGGCCTCTCACTTTAAGGGAGAGGAATTAGAGGAGGATTCAATAGACAAATCAATTCACCCAGCCCTACTTTGAGCAAGCGGGGTTCAATGAGCTTTCCTTATTCCTATGTGCGGTATCGCAGGCTTCATCAATTTTGACCCTTCTGTCCAACCTGAAAATCCGGTCAGAGTTTTGCGTAATATGCTCGATAAATTACGCCATCGCGGCCCTGATGATCGTGGAGAAGAACGCATAGAAATTGATACTGGCCCTATTCTTCATCTGGGTCATCAGCGATTTTCCATCATTGACCTTTCCCAGGCCGGACATCAGCCAATGTCCAACGACGACGATTCAGTCTGGATTTCAACGAACAGCGAAATTTACAATTACCGGGAACTGAGAAATGAACTGGCGTTTCAATTTCACTCCCAGTCCGATACCGAAGTTTTATTGAGAGCTTACGAAAACTGGGGAGTTGGCTGTCTCGACCGTCTGGTGGGCATGTTTTCTTTCGCCATATGGGACAGCAAAAAAGAAGCTTTATTCATCGCACGTGACCGTTTGGGAATCAAGCCACTTTATTACCATATAAAAGAACAGCAGTTTACTTTTGCCTCAGAACTACGTTCCCTGCTGGCATCCGGTTTTACTGACAGGTCCATCAATTCTACGGGACTCTACCAATTCCTTTCGTTTGGACATTTAAAATCCCCTGAAAGCATTGTCAATTCGGTTCGGGAGTTAAAACCCGGACATTATTTATGGATCGATAAAAACGGTGATTGGGAAGAGAAAGAATATTGGAATCCATTTCAAGGAAATCATGTTCCGGTCAGTACCGAAAATATAGAACAGCAAGTCAAAGAGGCTGTTGAACAATCGGTTCAGTGTCGAAGAGTCAGTGATGTACCTTTAGGGGCCTTCTTGAGTGGTGGAATCGACTCCAGCGTTGTAGTCGGAACACTCGCCAGCCTGTCAGACGACCCAGTTAGCACATTGACCATTGGTTTTAAGGAAAAAGAATTTGATGAGTCGTCGTTTTCCCAGGAAATAGCTGATCGATTTAAAACCCGTCATCAGGTTTTATGGCTGGATGAAGACCAGCTTTTAGAGGCTCTCCCCTCTTCACTTTCTGCCATGGATCAACCCACGATTGACGGCGTAAACACTTTCCTCATTTCCCGCTCAGCCCATGAGGCAGGGCTGAAGGTGGCCTTAAGCGGACTAGGTGGTGATGAGCTATTTGGGGGTTACCCCTCTTTCCAATTGGTGCCCAAACTTCTTCAAAGAAAAAAGTGGATAAAATCTATTCCCTTCATGAATAGTATCGCAGGATTAAACAGGAGCCTGTTTCCTTCCGACCAATCCACAAAAATGGAACATTGGATGAAAGGGAAATTAAGCGGAGCGCATGAATACTTTCTTATCCGTGCCTTGTTCTGTCAGGATCTCTTAACCGATCTATTCAACGATCAAAAACTGGCACAAACCGAGATAGAAAAAGACTATCAACGAACCCATAACCAGTTAAAGCAATACCCGGCAGATGATATTTTTAATCAGGTATCGTATCTGGAAACTTATCATTACCTGCAAAACATGTTATTGCGTGATGCTGATATGATGAGCATGGCGCATCCTTTGGAAGTAAGGGTTCCCTTCATGGATCATCGCCTGGTCGAGATGATATTCAGATTACCGGGCAATGAAAAGGACGGGACTCCGAAACGATTGCTGGTCAACTCGATGAAGTCCTTATTGCCAGAGAATATATGGAGCCGAAAAAAAATGGGGTTCACCTTTCCTTTCGAAATATGGATGCGTGGAGCATTGCGTTCTGAAATAGAAACCGTGCTATTATCCCCACTGCAGCAACTTGACGACCTGATATCGCAACAGTCCGTGACCAATATCTGGAACGAATTTATTTCAGGCCGAATCTCCTGGTCAAGGCCCTGGTCACTTTATGTTTTGAAGTCCTGGGTTGATAATAATCTCAGCTAGACGGGGATTCGTTGGTCTATAGCCAGTCAGGTATTCAAAGAGCTATCCAAGCACAAGACAAAACTATGGAAATTCCTTTTTATCAGGTGGATGTTTTCACCAACAAGATTTTTGGTGGAAATCCCTTAGCTGTTTTTACCAACGGGCAGAATTTTGCAGAAGAAGACTTGCAAAAAGTGGCCAGGGAGATGAACTTATCCGAAACCACCTTCGTTTATCCTTCTTCAACTGATAATGCGGATTTTGATGTTCGAATTTTCACCCCTACCAGTGAAATCCCTTTCGCCGGTCACCCTACTCTTGGCACAGCATATGTTCTCAGAAAATATAAATCAGTAAATGCCAGTACCCTGAATTTAAATTTTAAAAATGGAATCATCTCCGTTTGGACAGAAGAAGACAAGGTTTATATGCAGCATCCACCTGCAGAAACACTTCATGAGCTGAATCCGTCCGAAAAAATAGCCAATGCTTTGGGATTGCCTCTCAAAGCTTTAGATGAAAGCCTACCCGTTCAGGTTGTCTCGACAGGGTTCCCAGCATTATTAGTTCCAATAAATAAAATAAATGATATCAATGAGATAAATATTAATTCCCAGATTTTACATGAAGTGTTGAGCCCTTTGGGGATTGGCATGATTTATCCCTTCTGTCGTGAAACCAGGAGCCCTGAAAATACGGTTCATGCCCGGGCATTTGCACCAAGCCTGGGAATTCCAGAGGATCCGGCTACAGGGAGCGTCGCTGGAGCAATGGGCGCTTATTGGGCCAGAATTAATGGTGGGAATGTGATAAATATGGTCATCGAGCAGGGCTACGAGATGCAGCGCCCTTCGTTAATTTATGTGAGTGTCTCAAAAGATAATAAAATAAGTGTCGGAGGTCAATGCAAACCTGTGTTTAAGGGCTGCATGAATACGGGGTAATAGTATTCAGGCGAGCTTTTTCTCCTGGGTCTCTGCAGGTGTATGTTGACAATTTGCACAGAGATGCCCCTTTTCCCGTCCACACATCAGGCAGGTCTCAATTTCACCATGTCCCTTGAAAGCACCACTGCAATGGTTGCAACGGCTATCAACGATCGCTTTTTTCTTTATTCGACGTTTAACCCGTCTTTTATTAACCAAAAGCTGAGTATAAGAAATATTCATTTGATCCTCATTCAAACTATAGATATCTACGAATAATAGGATGAGGGTTCAGCAAAATAGTTGCAAAAAAATCAAGTGAATTCAGATTTTTGCCAGAACACCTTGGTTTACAACATCCCGACGCTCCGTCCCAAACAGAATTTCGACAAGTTTGAGAGAAAACTCCATAGCCGTACCAGGAGATTTACTGGTAACAATATTTTTATCCACAACCACTCTATCCTCACTATAGCCGGGGGCTTGCAAATGATTTTGAACAGAAGGGTGACTGGTAATACTATGTTTAGCAAGAATTCCAGCCTCTTGTAAAACCAGTGGGGCAGCACAAATCGCGGCAATATTTTTTTTGAGGCCATCCATTTTTTTCACCAATTGTATAATTCTGGCATCCCCTTTCAGATTATCGGTACCCGGTTGCCCGCCTGGTAATACAATCAAATCAAACTCCTTATCAAGGACATCATCAAGGTTCTCATCAGGTAAAACAAGAACACCTCTTGAGCCTTTCAAAGGGCCTTGAATAGTTCCTGCAAGGATTACACGCGCACCTGCCCTCCGCAGAATATCAACGACGGTAATCGTTTCAATTTCCTCAAAACCTGATGCTAAAGGGACCAGAACTGTCTTCATGGGTGATCTCTCCAAAAGGATTAATTTTTTATACTGATTTTATAGAGTTTTAGTTATAACCCTCAAGTCTTTCTTGTGCCGTTTAGCCGCAGATGCTAAAATTTTATACCTTTCTCCAATATATCAATATCTTGGCTATGCCGTCTTCTCATGTTAAACAAAGCTTTGGTGATACAGCTTACGAAAAAAATCCTATTCAGGATATGTTCAACGCTGTTGCGCCAAAATATGATTTTCTAAATGGTCTATTGAGTGCCGGTTGTGACAGATATTGGAGAAAAGCAGCAGTCGATGAACTGGAACCTGTTACAAACCGACTGTTTCTTGATGTCGCAACAGGGACAGCAGATATTGCTCTTGAGCTTGCCCATAGAGACCAGACCCGTGTTATTGGTGTAGATTTCAGTGATGCCATGTTGAAGCTGGGTAAAAATAAGGTGTCTGAAAGAAAGATGGAAACATC containing:
- a CDS encoding DUF2726 domain-containing protein, with amino-acid sequence MFHTKKQFFFRGTERKFYDALVEAVGPEFMVFSKCRGVDLVDVDFQKHFRAFNRIKSLSVDFVLVRKGNEAIACVIKLSEDLHEQFDKENIFLDEIFATVELPLIRFETREVYSVVEIQKALITSL
- the asnB gene encoding asparagine synthase (glutamine-hydrolyzing), which gives rise to MCGIAGFINFDPSVQPENPVRVLRNMLDKLRHRGPDDRGEERIEIDTGPILHLGHQRFSIIDLSQAGHQPMSNDDDSVWISTNSEIYNYRELRNELAFQFHSQSDTEVLLRAYENWGVGCLDRLVGMFSFAIWDSKKEALFIARDRLGIKPLYYHIKEQQFTFASELRSLLASGFTDRSINSTGLYQFLSFGHLKSPESIVNSVRELKPGHYLWIDKNGDWEEKEYWNPFQGNHVPVSTENIEQQVKEAVEQSVQCRRVSDVPLGAFLSGGIDSSVVVGTLASLSDDPVSTLTIGFKEKEFDESSFSQEIADRFKTRHQVLWLDEDQLLEALPSSLSAMDQPTIDGVNTFLISRSAHEAGLKVALSGLGGDELFGGYPSFQLVPKLLQRKKWIKSIPFMNSIAGLNRSLFPSDQSTKMEHWMKGKLSGAHEYFLIRALFCQDLLTDLFNDQKLAQTEIEKDYQRTHNQLKQYPADDIFNQVSYLETYHYLQNMLLRDADMMSMAHPLEVRVPFMDHRLVEMIFRLPGNEKDGTPKRLLVNSMKSLLPENIWSRKKMGFTFPFEIWMRGALRSEIETVLLSPLQQLDDLISQQSVTNIWNEFISGRISWSRPWSLYVLKSWVDNNLS
- a CDS encoding PhzF family phenazine biosynthesis protein is translated as MEIPFYQVDVFTNKIFGGNPLAVFTNGQNFAEEDLQKVAREMNLSETTFVYPSSTDNADFDVRIFTPTSEIPFAGHPTLGTAYVLRKYKSVNASTLNLNFKNGIISVWTEEDKVYMQHPPAETLHELNPSEKIANALGLPLKALDESLPVQVVSTGFPALLVPINKINDINEININSQILHEVLSPLGIGMIYPFCRETRSPENTVHARAFAPSLGIPEDPATGSVAGAMGAYWARINGGNVINMVIEQGYEMQRPSLIYVSVSKDNKISVGGQCKPVFKGCMNTG
- a CDS encoding DJ-1/PfpI family protein; protein product: MKTVLVPLASGFEEIETITVVDILRRAGARVILAGTIQGPLKGSRGVLVLPDENLDDVLDKEFDLIVLPGGQPGTDNLKGDARIIQLVKKMDGLKKNIAAICAAPLVLQEAGILAKHSITSHPSVQNHLQAPGYSEDRVVVDKNIVTSKSPGTAMEFSLKLVEILFGTERRDVVNQGVLAKI